In Salinibacterium sp. dk2585, a single window of DNA contains:
- the rnc gene encoding ribonuclease III: MSDGGAATRRDPADLARILAVDVSGELLELALTHRSFAYENGGIAHNERLEFLGDSILGQAVTVMLYTSHPDRDEGDLAKRRSSLVSSAALAEIARGIGLGDYLRLGRGEELTGGRDKSSILADTVEAVIGAVYLSAGHDEATALVLRLIEPLLADPDRFGAAMDPKTSLQELAAKLGRGAPAYRIVDSGPDHLKRFHATVTLDDEDVASGEGSSKKQAEMAAALEAWTRLQASAG, from the coding sequence GTGAGTGACGGGGGAGCGGCCACTCGCCGCGATCCGGCTGACCTCGCGCGAATCCTGGCGGTGGATGTCAGTGGCGAGCTCTTGGAGCTCGCGCTGACCCACCGCTCTTTCGCGTACGAGAACGGTGGCATCGCTCACAACGAGCGACTCGAGTTCCTCGGCGATTCGATTCTCGGGCAGGCCGTCACGGTCATGCTCTACACCTCGCATCCGGACCGCGACGAGGGTGACCTCGCGAAGCGACGGTCGAGCCTTGTCAGCAGTGCCGCGCTTGCGGAGATCGCACGCGGCATCGGCCTCGGTGACTACCTGCGCCTTGGGCGGGGCGAGGAGCTGACGGGCGGGCGTGACAAGTCGTCGATCCTCGCCGACACGGTCGAAGCAGTCATCGGCGCGGTCTACCTGAGCGCTGGCCACGATGAGGCCACAGCGCTCGTGCTTCGCCTGATCGAGCCGCTGCTTGCCGACCCCGACCGCTTCGGGGCCGCCATGGACCCCAAGACGAGCCTGCAGGAGCTTGCCGCAAAGCTCGGTCGCGGTGCCCCCGCCTATCGGATCGTCGACAGCGGCCCAGACCACCTGAAGCGGTTCCACGCGACCGTCACCCTCGACGACGAAGACGTCGCCTCTGGCGAGGGCAGCAGCAAGAAGCAGGCCGAGATGGCTGCCGCCCTCGAGGCGTGGACGCGCCTCCAGGCCTCGGCCGGCTGA
- the mutM gene encoding bifunctional DNA-formamidopyrimidine glycosylase/DNA-(apurinic or apyrimidinic site) lyase — translation MPELPEVEVVRAGLEPAVTGATIESVVVLDTRSLRRHEGPSEDFIDRLRCARLAAPERRGKFLWIPLDDRENALVVHLGMSGQVLLRDRATDDRLTRIRLDIVHPGHGPLRLNFVDQRIFGSMAIDTLVPSADGLGGIIPSQVSHIARDPLDEHFDDRRFLARLAARRTGIKRALLDQTLISGIGNIYADEALWAARIHYDERADTLSRMRARRLLEEVRLVLRKALAEGGTSFDTQYLNVNGESGYFAHSLNAYGQQGKPCPRCGTMIVREQFMNRGSHFCPRCQRLRARPAG, via the coding sequence ATGCCCGAACTGCCCGAGGTCGAGGTGGTGCGCGCGGGGCTCGAGCCTGCAGTCACAGGCGCCACGATCGAGTCCGTGGTCGTGCTCGACACACGTTCGCTGCGCCGCCACGAGGGCCCGTCAGAGGACTTCATCGACCGCCTCCGCTGCGCTCGCCTCGCCGCGCCGGAGCGCAGGGGCAAGTTCCTCTGGATCCCGCTCGACGACCGCGAGAACGCCCTCGTCGTCCACCTCGGCATGAGCGGCCAAGTCCTGCTGCGAGACAGGGCGACGGATGACCGGCTCACGCGCATCCGCCTCGACATCGTCCACCCAGGGCACGGTCCGCTGCGACTCAACTTCGTCGATCAGCGCATCTTCGGCTCGATGGCGATCGACACGCTCGTGCCTTCAGCCGACGGGCTCGGCGGCATCATCCCGTCGCAGGTTTCACACATTGCCCGCGATCCGCTTGACGAACACTTCGACGATCGCCGCTTCCTGGCCCGGCTCGCCGCTCGCCGCACGGGCATCAAGCGCGCGCTGCTTGACCAGACGCTGATCAGCGGCATCGGCAACATCTACGCCGACGAGGCGCTGTGGGCTGCTCGCATCCACTACGACGAGCGGGCCGACACGCTCAGTCGGATGCGGGCGCGGCGGCTGCTCGAGGAGGTGCGGCTCGTGCTGCGCAAAGCCCTCGCGGAGGGTGGCACGAGCTTCGACACCCAGTACCTCAACGTCAACGGCGAGTCGGGGTACTTCGCGCACTCCCTCAACGCCTACGGGCAGCAGGGCAAGCCCTGCCCCCGCTGCGGCACGATGATCGTGCGCGAGCAGTTCATGAATCGCGGCTCGCACTTCTGTCCGCGCTGCCAGCGCCTGCGAGCACGACCCGCGGGGTGA
- a CDS encoding MaoC family dehydratase, with the protein MATSTTLAELETLVGKDLGASSWIDITQERVNTFADATEDHQWIHVDPERAKDGPFGAAIAHGFLTLSLTIPLWTELLDVTDATTKVNYGLNKVRFLSPVKVGSRIRLQASIATVEEVKGGLQITVDMTVEIEGADKPAAAAQAIHRFYA; encoded by the coding sequence ATGGCAACCAGCACGACACTCGCCGAACTCGAAACGCTCGTCGGCAAAGACCTGGGCGCGAGTTCATGGATCGACATCACGCAGGAGCGGGTCAACACCTTCGCTGACGCGACCGAGGACCACCAGTGGATTCACGTGGACCCCGAGCGCGCCAAGGACGGCCCATTCGGCGCGGCGATCGCCCACGGCTTCCTGACGCTCTCGCTCACGATCCCCCTGTGGACCGAACTGCTCGACGTGACGGATGCCACCACCAAGGTCAACTACGGGCTCAACAAGGTGCGCTTCCTCTCCCCCGTCAAGGTGGGCTCGCGCATCCGCCTGCAGGCGAGCATCGCCACGGTCGAAGAGGTCAAGGGCGGTCTGCAGATCACGGTCGACATGACCGTCGAGATCGAAGGCGCCGACAAGCCCGCCGCTGCGGCGCAGGCGATCCACCGCTTCTACGCGTAG
- a CDS encoding amidohydrolase family protein, giving the protein MTRYESKIDVASRVAIDTHVHVETHGHDHALPDDLYNAAVKYFGNDGEFPGVDAIAEMYRERSMAAVVFTVDAEANLGHKGISNDDVIDGATRHSDVLIPFVSVDPNRGAVAIEEARRLVTERGARGFKFHPTVQGFDPSEQQHWDLFATIEELDVPAVFHTGQTGIGAGTPGGRGLRLRLSNPELLDDVAAAFPKLQIVMAHPSVPWQDEAISVATHKANTWIDLSGWSPKYFPVQLVKQMNSRLQDQVLFASDFPMIHPDRWMSDFEKLELKDTVRPKIMRENAIRLLGL; this is encoded by the coding sequence ATGACTCGCTACGAATCGAAGATCGACGTCGCCTCGCGCGTCGCGATCGACACCCACGTGCACGTCGAGACCCATGGGCATGACCATGCGCTCCCCGATGACCTCTACAACGCCGCGGTCAAGTACTTCGGCAACGACGGTGAGTTCCCGGGGGTCGACGCGATCGCCGAGATGTACCGCGAACGCAGCATGGCCGCCGTGGTCTTCACCGTCGATGCCGAGGCCAACCTCGGCCACAAGGGCATCAGCAACGACGACGTCATCGACGGCGCTACTCGTCACTCGGATGTGCTCATTCCCTTCGTGAGCGTCGACCCCAACCGCGGCGCGGTCGCGATCGAGGAGGCCCGCCGCCTCGTGACCGAACGCGGCGCGCGCGGATTCAAGTTCCACCCCACCGTGCAGGGCTTCGACCCGAGCGAGCAGCAGCACTGGGACCTGTTCGCCACGATCGAGGAGCTCGACGTCCCGGCCGTCTTCCACACCGGTCAGACCGGTATCGGTGCGGGCACGCCGGGTGGGCGCGGCCTCAGGCTGCGCCTGTCGAACCCCGAGCTGCTCGACGATGTCGCGGCGGCCTTCCCGAAGCTGCAGATCGTCATGGCACACCCATCGGTGCCGTGGCAGGACGAGGCGATCTCGGTCGCGACGCACAAGGCCAACACCTGGATCGACCTCTCGGGCTGGTCACCGAAGTACTTCCCAGTCCAGCTGGTGAAACAGATGAACTCGCGACTGCAAGACCAGGTGCTCTTCGCATCCGATTTCCCCATGATCCACCCGGACCGGTGGATGTCGGACTTCGAGAAGCTCGAGCTGAAGGACACCGTGCGCCCGAAGATCATGCGCGAGAACGCAATCCGCCTACTCGGGCTCTAA
- a CDS encoding SDR family NAD(P)-dependent oxidoreductase, with protein sequence MDLQGNVAIVTGSGRGLGLAYAQELARRGAKVVVNDIDGDTAQAAADTITAAGGEAVALVGAVGPTETAKALVAKAVDTWGRLDILVTNAGVLRDTVLWKMSDEDFDLVINVHLRGTFTCVRAAAIRMREQGEGGRIITIGSPTGQVGNFGQTNYAAAKAGIVGMTRTWALELARAGITANTVVPVAATAMTETVPFFKQFADAMHAGEEMPPFARQELGFGTPQDVAGLIAFLASKEAADVTGQAISVGGDRLSLYSHPSMIVKEIKEGGWSAEGIAAAWQEKFAPFLQEVGEKLPEPPAS encoded by the coding sequence ATGGATCTTCAAGGAAATGTTGCAATCGTCACCGGCAGCGGCCGGGGCCTGGGCCTTGCCTACGCCCAGGAACTCGCCCGCCGGGGCGCGAAAGTCGTCGTCAACGATATCGACGGCGACACCGCCCAGGCTGCAGCGGACACCATCACGGCGGCAGGCGGCGAAGCGGTCGCGCTCGTCGGCGCCGTTGGCCCGACCGAGACCGCCAAGGCGCTTGTCGCCAAGGCCGTCGACACGTGGGGTCGCCTCGACATCCTCGTGACCAACGCGGGCGTGCTGCGCGACACCGTGCTGTGGAAGATGAGCGACGAGGACTTCGACCTCGTCATCAACGTGCACCTGCGGGGCACCTTCACCTGCGTTCGCGCTGCCGCGATCCGCATGCGTGAGCAGGGCGAGGGCGGCCGCATCATCACGATCGGCTCCCCCACCGGCCAGGTCGGCAACTTCGGCCAGACCAACTACGCCGCCGCCAAGGCCGGGATCGTCGGCATGACCCGTACGTGGGCGCTCGAGCTCGCGCGCGCCGGCATCACGGCCAACACGGTCGTTCCCGTCGCGGCGACCGCCATGACCGAGACGGTTCCCTTCTTCAAGCAGTTCGCCGACGCGATGCACGCGGGCGAGGAGATGCCGCCGTTCGCGCGCCAGGAGCTCGGCTTCGGCACGCCCCAGGACGTCGCGGGCCTCATCGCCTTCCTCGCATCGAAGGAAGCCGCGGATGTCACGGGCCAGGCCATCAGCGTCGGCGGCGACCGCCTCTCCCTTTACTCCCACCCGAGCATGATCGTGAAGGAGATCAAGGAGGGCGGCTGGAGTGCCGAGGGCATCGCAGCAGCGTGGCAGGAGAAGTTCGCGCCCTTCCTCCAGGAGGTCGGCGAGAAGCTCCCCGAGCCCCCCGCCAGCTGA
- a CDS encoding MarR family winged helix-turn-helix transcriptional regulator, with amino-acid sequence MTDATATRPSSAGDQRIDGSDLLGDVEFLVARVRAIGSGNAREALAPFGLRVRAYAVLSLACGSVSPTQRDIADFLQLDPSQVVAVIDSLEASGFVRRAQHPRDRRVNIVEATEQGLATYAEAREAVSRSRDRSLASLSPEERETLTSLLLKVAF; translated from the coding sequence ATGACGGATGCGACGGCCACCCGGCCTTCGAGTGCAGGCGACCAGCGCATAGACGGTTCCGACCTGCTCGGAGACGTCGAATTCCTCGTGGCGAGAGTGCGCGCGATTGGCTCGGGCAATGCGCGGGAAGCCCTCGCTCCCTTTGGCCTGCGGGTGCGCGCGTACGCTGTCCTCTCGCTCGCGTGTGGATCCGTCAGTCCAACCCAGCGCGACATCGCCGATTTCCTCCAGTTGGACCCCAGCCAGGTGGTCGCCGTGATCGACTCGCTCGAGGCATCCGGATTCGTTCGACGGGCCCAGCACCCCCGCGACCGCCGGGTCAACATCGTCGAGGCGACTGAGCAGGGACTGGCGACCTACGCCGAGGCGCGCGAGGCTGTGAGCAGGTCGCGTGATCGCTCACTTGCCAGCCTCTCCCCCGAGGAGCGCGAGACGCTCACGAGTCTTCTCCTGAAAGTGGCGTTCTAG
- a CDS encoding ABC transporter substrate-binding protein, which translates to MKFSLKRAGSIAALATVTALVATGCAGSGETTTDPSAAEELTEMTKISVAALPIAPTAALILGIEEGIFEKHNLEVDLTTGQGGAAILPAVAQGQVNFAIGQPLPIILAASKGIDVKIIGNYSASYAEGDDINGVAALDASIVSPKDLEGKRVAVNTLKAAGDLTIMEAIEQDGGDPSNVEWVEVPFPEMQAQLVAGELDAAWLPEPFLSKTIREGGQLVTYNNQDTIPGLTTLVGFTSSAYMDENPAVVKAFQEALAETRALANEDVDAARSVLPEFLGMPEEAAANLLMEDFGPELNVDSIQKLQELMVKFEFMEEEINLKELIVE; encoded by the coding sequence ATGAAGTTCTCCCTGAAGCGCGCGGGCAGCATCGCTGCCCTCGCAACCGTCACTGCTCTCGTCGCCACCGGCTGCGCAGGCAGTGGCGAGACGACTACCGACCCGAGCGCTGCAGAAGAGCTCACCGAGATGACCAAGATCTCGGTCGCGGCGCTGCCGATCGCACCGACGGCGGCGCTCATCCTCGGCATCGAGGAGGGCATCTTCGAGAAGCACAACCTCGAGGTGGACCTCACGACCGGCCAGGGTGGCGCCGCCATCCTCCCGGCCGTCGCGCAGGGCCAGGTCAACTTCGCGATTGGCCAGCCGCTCCCCATCATCCTCGCCGCGAGCAAGGGCATCGACGTCAAGATCATCGGCAACTACTCGGCGTCCTACGCCGAGGGTGACGACATCAACGGCGTCGCGGCCCTTGACGCCTCGATCGTCTCGCCCAAGGACCTGGAGGGCAAGCGCGTCGCGGTCAACACGCTCAAGGCCGCCGGTGATCTCACCATCATGGAGGCCATCGAGCAGGACGGTGGCGACCCCAGCAACGTCGAGTGGGTCGAGGTGCCGTTCCCCGAGATGCAGGCGCAGCTCGTCGCTGGCGAGCTCGACGCAGCGTGGCTGCCCGAGCCGTTCCTCAGCAAGACGATCCGTGAGGGCGGCCAGCTGGTCACCTACAACAACCAGGACACGATCCCTGGCCTCACGACCCTCGTCGGCTTCACGAGCAGCGCCTACATGGACGAGAACCCCGCGGTCGTGAAGGCCTTCCAGGAGGCCCTGGCCGAGACCCGCGCCCTGGCGAATGAAGACGTCGACGCGGCTCGCTCCGTGCTGCCCGAGTTCCTCGGCATGCCTGAGGAGGCCGCCGCGAACCTCCTGATGGAGGATTTCGGCCCCGAGCTGAACGTCGACTCGATCCAGAAGCTCCAGGAGCTCATGGTCAAGTTCGAGTTCATGGAGGAGGAGATCAACCTCAAGGAGCTGATCGTCGAGTAG
- a CDS encoding GNAT family N-acetyltransferase, producing MTIDTASDPTHVDIEELALPETIDGSAEANAFSEMVRVRNEIERAVIGSFDLAVTPAELLAIARNPYETWRCLVARVDGELVARGLYEVQGGDESESAWFTIEVLPQSRRRGVGAALFDTLASMAEEEGRTVLQTSAYHLAGSDGPQLRSPTGYGTVPADDDAARFLSKRGFRLAQVDRISRLALPSDAEEPTPPPGYELLLWEGATPEDLVEGMATLHARMSTDPPLGQVDWNPEEWDAERVKENDARRGEDGRLWLTAAVRHVASGALAGFTDLSVPPEPDRPAMQMDTIVAAEHRGRRLGMLLKLANLHALDRLAPGHPAIYTWNAEENRHMLDVNEAVGFVAIGYESAWRRDG from the coding sequence GTGACCATCGACACCGCGAGCGATCCGACCCACGTCGACATCGAAGAGCTCGCGCTCCCCGAGACTATCGACGGAAGCGCCGAAGCGAACGCCTTCAGCGAGATGGTGCGGGTGCGCAACGAGATCGAGCGGGCCGTCATCGGCTCCTTCGACCTCGCCGTCACCCCCGCCGAGCTGCTCGCGATCGCCCGCAATCCCTATGAGACATGGCGCTGCCTCGTCGCGCGGGTCGACGGTGAGCTCGTCGCTCGCGGCCTCTACGAAGTGCAGGGGGGCGACGAGTCCGAGTCGGCCTGGTTCACGATCGAGGTGCTTCCGCAGTCCCGCCGCCGCGGCGTGGGTGCTGCGCTCTTCGACACCCTCGCCTCGATGGCCGAGGAGGAGGGGCGCACCGTGCTGCAGACATCCGCGTACCACCTCGCCGGGAGCGACGGCCCGCAACTGCGCTCCCCCACGGGCTACGGCACGGTTCCGGCCGATGACGACGCTGCGAGGTTCCTCAGCAAGCGCGGCTTCCGGCTCGCCCAGGTCGACCGGATCAGCCGGCTCGCCCTTCCCTCGGACGCCGAGGAGCCCACACCCCCGCCCGGCTACGAGCTGCTGCTGTGGGAGGGCGCCACCCCGGAAGACCTTGTCGAGGGGATGGCCACGCTCCATGCCCGCATGAGCACGGATCCACCGCTCGGCCAGGTCGACTGGAACCCGGAGGAGTGGGACGCCGAACGGGTGAAGGAGAACGACGCACGTCGAGGTGAGGACGGCAGGCTGTGGCTGACGGCCGCCGTGCGCCACGTGGCATCCGGAGCCCTGGCCGGGTTCACCGACCTCTCGGTGCCGCCGGAGCCAGACCGGCCAGCCATGCAAATGGACACGATCGTCGCCGCGGAGCACCGGGGCCGCCGACTCGGCATGCTGCTCAAGCTCGCAAACCTGCATGCGCTCGACCGACTGGCACCGGGGCATCCGGCCATCTATACGTGGAACGCCGAGGAGAACCGGCACATGCTCGACGTCAACGAAGCGGTCGGATTTGTCGCCATCGGCTACGAGAGTGCATGGCGTCGCGACGGATGA
- the smc gene encoding chromosome segregation protein SMC, with the protein MYLKSLTIKGFKSFAQPTTFAFEPGVTCVVGPNGSGKSNVVDALAWVMGEQGAKTLRGGKMEDVIFAGTATRGPLGRAEVTLTIDNSDGALPIEYSEVTIRRTLFRNGGSEYAINGENCRLLDVQELLSDSGLGREMHVIVGQGQLDAVLHASPEDRRGFIEEAAGILKHRRRKEKTLRKLDAMQANLTRLSDLAGEIRRQLKPLGRQAEIAREAQSIAAIVRDARARLLADEVVELREALSLHSRSESERKTERIVLQEQLDQAKLREARIEQEQVGDAVDQARQVAFGLESVQERLRSLYSLANQKLALLSSQNEATDVTPGVTSQMVADAHDEAARIADTIAEAEEAWREAQSRTAEARAALDALDEEIALQSSLVSKHDLEISKLTGQADTAASRLAAVRGEVLRQQNALDAARVRRDQARATLEQVEAESTLDDTSETDLDLAYQAAQAEVVSAEAEIDTLREELHDLERERDALAARQGALSSALDQKDGSSALVGAKRRGIRGLVAEHVQVQPGYEAAIAAALGSLADAVLADDRDAAVDALGHAHAEQLGRVELVLADAGVSAFASGSFGDGAVLAQSVVTAPPGVMGLLGRTIIADDLEAARRVWDALGAHATGTSDTTIITKAGDVLSRYVLRGGSGAKRSRLELVADRDAATERLGEVTSLIERAQFALAEQRGVVKVAKEQATRALAALREFDSQLAAQSERLNRARVQAEAAEAEAQRIEKGLALAQETVGDAESASERAKSELEAAKSRPRPILDVSARDELADELDACREREVEARLQVETARERVRAQEQRARQLEQQLEAERAAAELAARRAVIRRRQMESAQRVLDALPAVLNSVDRSVSEARVTLAAAEADRAQQNEELAELRRTEASLRERLHAVSETVHGLEMQIYEKKLHLSTLLERAGEELGLVEDVLIAEYGPAVPVPPDAFPAEGVASEIQEAAAADEQETTDHEATDAAAPEVPAGIPFVRAEQEARLARAERKLSQLGRVNPLALEEFSALEQRHKFLTEQLTDLTNTRKDLLTIIEELDEKMRDIFSAAFEDTRAAFDEVFPVLFPGGAGSIRLTDPDDLLTTGIEVSVKPAGKKIERLSLLSGGERSLAAVALLIAIFKARPSPFYIMDEVEAALDDSNLGRLLQIFQDLRETSQLIVITHQKRTMEIADALYGVSMRQDGVSAVVGQRVVAPEERAS; encoded by the coding sequence GTGTACCTCAAGAGCCTCACGATCAAGGGCTTCAAATCATTCGCGCAGCCGACCACCTTCGCCTTCGAACCCGGAGTGACCTGCGTCGTCGGGCCAAACGGTTCCGGCAAGTCCAACGTCGTCGATGCGCTCGCCTGGGTCATGGGTGAGCAGGGGGCGAAGACCCTCCGCGGCGGCAAGATGGAAGACGTCATCTTCGCGGGCACCGCGACGCGCGGTCCGCTCGGCCGCGCCGAGGTGACGCTCACGATCGACAACTCGGATGGCGCCCTGCCGATCGAATACTCCGAGGTCACGATCCGCCGCACCCTCTTCCGCAACGGCGGCAGCGAGTATGCGATCAACGGCGAGAACTGCCGACTGCTTGATGTGCAGGAACTCTTGAGCGACTCGGGACTCGGCCGTGAGATGCACGTCATCGTCGGCCAGGGCCAGCTCGACGCGGTACTCCACGCGAGTCCCGAAGACCGTCGCGGCTTCATCGAGGAGGCCGCGGGCATCTTGAAGCATCGTCGCCGCAAGGAGAAGACGCTTCGCAAGCTCGACGCGATGCAGGCCAACCTGACCCGGCTGAGCGACCTTGCGGGCGAGATCCGCCGCCAGCTCAAGCCGCTCGGCCGCCAGGCGGAGATCGCGCGTGAGGCACAGTCGATCGCGGCGATCGTGCGTGACGCCCGTGCCCGACTCCTCGCTGATGAGGTCGTCGAACTGCGCGAGGCCCTCTCGCTGCACAGCCGCAGCGAGTCGGAGCGCAAGACGGAACGCATCGTGCTGCAGGAGCAGCTCGACCAGGCCAAGCTTCGGGAGGCCCGCATCGAGCAGGAGCAGGTCGGCGACGCGGTCGACCAGGCTCGCCAGGTGGCCTTCGGGCTCGAGTCGGTGCAGGAGCGGCTTCGCAGCCTCTACAGTCTCGCGAACCAGAAGCTCGCTTTGCTCAGCAGCCAGAACGAGGCGACGGATGTCACGCCCGGCGTCACCTCGCAGATGGTCGCGGATGCCCACGACGAGGCCGCACGCATCGCCGACACGATTGCCGAGGCCGAGGAGGCGTGGCGCGAGGCGCAGTCGCGCACGGCCGAGGCACGTGCTGCGCTCGACGCCCTCGACGAGGAGATCGCCCTCCAGAGTTCGCTCGTCTCCAAGCACGACCTCGAGATCTCCAAGCTCACCGGCCAGGCAGACACTGCGGCGTCCCGTCTGGCCGCCGTGCGCGGCGAGGTGCTCCGGCAGCAGAACGCGCTGGATGCCGCGAGGGTTCGTCGCGACCAGGCGCGCGCAACACTCGAGCAGGTGGAGGCGGAGTCGACCCTCGACGACACGAGCGAGACGGATCTCGACCTCGCGTACCAGGCAGCCCAGGCAGAGGTTGTGTCCGCTGAGGCGGAGATCGACACACTCCGTGAAGAACTCCACGACCTGGAGCGCGAGCGGGATGCCCTCGCCGCGAGGCAGGGCGCGCTGTCGAGTGCGCTCGACCAGAAGGACGGCTCGAGCGCCCTCGTCGGGGCCAAGCGCCGCGGCATCCGCGGTCTTGTCGCCGAGCATGTGCAGGTGCAGCCCGGCTATGAGGCGGCCATTGCGGCGGCCCTCGGTTCCCTCGCTGATGCGGTGCTGGCCGATGATCGCGACGCGGCGGTCGATGCGCTTGGGCACGCCCACGCTGAGCAGCTCGGCCGCGTCGAGCTCGTGCTCGCCGATGCGGGAGTCTCTGCATTTGCCAGCGGTTCCTTCGGCGACGGCGCGGTGCTGGCGCAGAGTGTCGTGACGGCGCCTCCCGGAGTCATGGGCCTGCTCGGCCGCACGATCATCGCCGACGATCTGGAGGCTGCCCGCAGGGTGTGGGACGCACTCGGCGCCCACGCCACGGGCACGAGCGACACCACGATCATCACCAAGGCGGGCGATGTGCTCAGCCGCTACGTGCTCCGCGGCGGTTCCGGCGCGAAGCGCTCCCGCCTTGAACTCGTCGCCGACCGTGATGCCGCGACGGAACGACTCGGCGAGGTCACGTCGCTCATCGAGCGCGCGCAGTTCGCGCTGGCAGAGCAGCGCGGCGTCGTGAAGGTCGCCAAGGAACAGGCAACGAGGGCGCTCGCGGCGCTTCGCGAGTTCGACTCGCAGCTCGCGGCGCAGTCCGAGCGGCTCAACCGGGCGCGCGTGCAGGCCGAGGCGGCCGAGGCGGAGGCGCAGCGCATCGAGAAGGGCCTCGCGCTCGCCCAGGAGACCGTGGGGGATGCCGAGTCGGCGTCGGAACGCGCGAAGTCCGAACTCGAGGCGGCCAAGTCACGGCCGCGCCCGATCCTCGATGTCAGTGCGCGCGACGAACTCGCCGACGAACTGGACGCGTGCCGAGAGCGCGAGGTGGAGGCACGGCTCCAGGTGGAGACGGCCCGCGAGCGGGTGCGGGCGCAGGAGCAGCGGGCCCGCCAGCTCGAGCAGCAGCTCGAGGCCGAGCGGGCGGCCGCGGAACTCGCGGCCCGCAGGGCCGTCATCCGTCGTCGCCAGATGGAGAGTGCCCAGCGCGTGCTCGATGCCCTGCCTGCCGTGCTCAATTCCGTCGACCGCTCCGTCTCGGAGGCTCGCGTCACGCTCGCGGCCGCTGAGGCTGACCGCGCCCAGCAGAACGAGGAGCTCGCGGAGCTGCGGCGCACGGAGGCGTCGCTGCGTGAGCGCCTGCACGCCGTGAGCGAGACGGTGCACGGCCTCGAGATGCAGATCTACGAGAAGAAATTGCACCTGTCGACCCTGCTCGAGCGGGCGGGCGAGGAGCTCGGCCTGGTCGAGGATGTCCTCATCGCGGAGTACGGCCCCGCCGTCCCCGTGCCGCCAGACGCCTTCCCCGCCGAGGGCGTCGCTTCGGAAATTCAGGAAGCGGCGGCGGCAGACGAGCAGGAAACCACTGATCACGAGGCGACGGATGCCGCGGCTCCTGAAGTTCCGGCGGGCATCCCGTTCGTCCGCGCCGAGCAGGAGGCGCGCCTTGCCCGTGCCGAGCGCAAGCTGAGCCAGCTGGGTCGCGTCAACCCTCTCGCGTTGGAAGAGTTCTCCGCCCTCGAGCAGCGACACAAGTTCCTCACGGAGCAGCTGACAGACCTCACGAACACCCGCAAGGACCTCCTCACGATCATCGAGGAGCTCGACGAGAAGATGCGCGACATCTTCTCGGCGGCATTCGAAGACACGAGGGCAGCCTTCGACGAGGTCTTCCCCGTGCTCTTCCCTGGCGGGGCTGGCAGCATCCGTCTCACCGACCCCGACGACCTGCTCACGACCGGCATCGAGGTGTCGGTCAAGCCCGCGGGCAAGAAGATCGAGCGGCTCTCGCTCCTGAGTGGCGGTGAGCGTTCCCTGGCCGCGGTCGCGCTCCTGATCGCGATCTTCAAGGCGCGCCCGAGCCCGTTCTACATCATGGACGAGGTCGAGGCGGCCCTCGACGATTCGAACCTCGGCCGCTTGCTCCAGATCTTCCAGGACCTCCGCGAGACAAGTCAGCTGATCGTGATCACGCACCAGAAGCGCACGATGGAGATCGCGGATGCCCTCTACGGCGTCTCGATGCGGCAGGACGGCGTGAGCGCGGTCGTCGGGCAGCGGGTGGTTGCCCCGGA